The sequence AAGATTTGCTACTAAGGCTAAAAATAGTAAAGCTAGCATAGGCTTACGTGTCAATCCAAATGTCTCAGCTAGTCCAACTGATATGTATAATCCATGTGGAAAATATTCTCGTTTAGGCATTACTAAAACAAACTTTGAATTTAGCGAGCTTGATGGAATTGATGGATTGCATTTTCACGCACTTTGCGAGGAGAGTGCTCAAAGCTTAGAGATTGTTTTAAAAGCATTTGAAGAGCAATTTGGTCAGATTATTCCACGTATGAAATGGATTAACTTTGGTGGAGGCCATCACATTACAAAAGCAGGATACGATATAGAGCTATTAATAAATTTAATTAAAAACTTTTCCCAAAAATATGGTGTACAAGTCTATATTGAACCAGGTGAAGCTGTAGGTTGGGAGTGCGGATTTTTGATTGCAAGTGTGCTTGATATTGTAGATAATGAGCAAAAAACTTGTATAATTGATGCCTCGGCTGAATGTCATATGCCTGATACGATTTTAATGCCATATCGTCCAAAAATTAGAGGTGAGAGAGTTGATGGTAAATTTTGTTACAGATTTGGTGGAGCGACTTGCTTAGCTGGTGATATAGTAGGAGCTGAGGCTGGTGAGCCAATTTACAGCTTTGATAAGCCAATAGATATTGGTGATAGGGTAATTTTTGAGGATCAAATTCACTATACAATAGTTAAAAATACCACATTTAATGGCGTTAAGCTTCCAAGTTTGGCAATGATGGATGAGAGTGGCAATGTCGCTATTTGGCGTGAATTTGGTTATGATGATTATGCAAAACGAAACTAAGTAGATTAAATGGCAGACGAACAAGAAAAAACCGAAGAGGCCACCGCCAAGAAGATTGAGGATGCTAGAAATAAAGGTAATGTCCCTAAATCTCAAGATATGAGCGGCTTTGTAACATTGCTTGTAGGATGTGTAGCACTCATTGCTTTGATGGGATTTATGGGCGATCGAGTAATGAATTTGTATCTATATTATCAAGATATAATTGGTACCCCGCTTACTAGGGAGCTGTTTTTTAAGATTGTAATTCATTCGGTTTTACAGTGTTTGCTGATACTTTTACCGCTATTAATTTGCGTGATGATCGCAGGTATTATTGCTAATGTTATGCAGTTTGGTTTTATTTTTACTACCGAGCCGCTTACGCCAAATTTCTCTAAACTTGACCCAATTAAAGGTCTTGCTAATCTTTTTTCACTCAAAAAAGCTGTGGAGACGGTTAAGATTGTAGTTAAAGTTTCGGCAATTTTTGGCTGTGCGTTTTATGTATTTTTACAATTTATTACCGAGTTGCCTTATACAATGTTTTACACGATGTTTGACCAGTTAGTTTGGCTTAGAAATAAAATGTTTATTCTAGCTGGGATTATGCTCTTGCTCTTTATGCTGATTGCAATTGCAGATATTTTTATCGTAAGGTATCAATATTTTAAAGGGCTTAGGATGTCCAAACAAGAGGTAAAAGATGAATACAAGCAAATGGATGGAGATCCTCGTGTCAAAGGGCGAATTCGTCAGCTTCAGATGCAAGCAGCCAAGAAGCGTATGATGCAAAATATTCCAGCAGCTGATGCTATTATAACTAACCCAACTCACTATGCTGTAGCTATCCGTTATGATAAAGATAAAGAATCAGCGCCTGTAGTGCTAGCTAAAGGCGTGGATCATTTAGCGCTAAGAATTAGACAGATTGGCATTGAGCATGGAGTGCAAATAGTAGAAAATCCACCATTGGCTCGTGAGTTATACCGATTGTGCGATGTTGATGATCAGATTCCAGCTACGCTATTTAAGGCTGTGGCTGAAGTACTTACATTTGTATATTTAGGCAATAAGACTAAATTTGCTAAAAGATTAAATGGGTAAGTGTTTATTTTTATCATATGCATTGCTTATGGTATAAGATGTTATCTTTATTTTGGTTAGCTGAGATTCTTCTATAGAATGTTTAATAGCAGTTGGTATTACTTATGACACATATAATGGTTTTACTTAAAAAATAGTAATTGGTATGAAACACAAAAAGGCTTTAGTAGAGTATTGCCTTAATGGTTTTCTTAATGTATATAATGATATAGTAATTAAATCAACTACTTAGCCACCACCGACAAATTCAACAATTTCGATTTTCATCTGATCTTTTAGTTTGAATTCACTCCAGATAGTCCGTGGGACTATCTGCATATCAACTTCGGCAGCAACTCTATTGCTATCATAGTTTTGAGATTCTATGAGCTGGGCTAGATTGCTATCATCAGCGATATTAATTAGATTTGAGTTTAGCCAAATTTGCATTACTTCTCATCCATTGCATAGGTTGTACGATACTCTTCGTAGCTACCTTTAAAGTCTATAATTTCACCATTACCTTTTAGGTGTAATATTCTATTGGCAAAGGCATCAATTAACTCCCTATCGTGGCTTACACAGATACAACTACCACTAAAGTTATATAACGCTTCACCTAAAGCAATGATAGCTTCTAGGTCTAGATGGTTATTTGGTTCATCTAAGATAAGCAAATTCGCCCTTTGTAGCATAAGCTTAGATAGCATTAATCTATGCTTTTCTCCACCGCTTAAACTGCCAACTTCTTTTTCTTGCTCAGCTCCACTAAATAGCATTCTACCTAAGCATTTACGGATCTCATCTAGGTCTTTATTTTTGCTATCTTGTAGCCACTCATATAGTTTTAATGTTCCAGTAATTTTATTTGAGCTATCTTGCGCAAAATATCCTAACTCAATTGTTGCTCCAATATGCACTTTACCGCTATCTGCTTCTAACTCGCTCATTAAAATCTTGCATAAAGTAGATTTACCTACGCCATTGGTTCCGATGATTGCGATTTTATCGCCTTTATTCATCTTAAAATTGAAATTATCCAAAATCACATTATCATCGAATTTTTTATTTATTGCAGTTAATTCTATTAACTCATTGCCAATTTCACGATTAGTTCTAAATAAAATACTAGGATCACGGCGGCTAGATATTTTAATCTCATTGATTTGGAGTTTTTCAAGCTGTTTGGCTCTACTTGTGGCTTGCTTTGCTTTACTAGCATTGGCACTAAATCTA is a genomic window of Campylobacter devanensis containing:
- the thiS gene encoding sulfur carrier protein ThiS, which translates into the protein MQIWLNSNLINIADDSNLAQLIESQNYDSNRVAAEVDMQIVPRTIWSEFKLKDQMKIEIVEFVGGG
- the nspC gene encoding carboxynorspermidine decarboxylase; translated protein: MKLEDIKTPAYVCEEAKLKSNLNILSHVAKESGAKVLCALKGFAFSPGMPLVSKMLNGATCSGLIEAKYAKEHGFREIHTYSPAFSDDDIDEVLSISHHVVFNSFAQWRRFATKAKNSKASIGLRVNPNVSASPTDMYNPCGKYSRLGITKTNFEFSELDGIDGLHFHALCEESAQSLEIVLKAFEEQFGQIIPRMKWINFGGGHHITKAGYDIELLINLIKNFSQKYGVQVYIEPGEAVGWECGFLIASVLDIVDNEQKTCIIDASAECHMPDTILMPYRPKIRGERVDGKFCYRFGGATCLAGDIVGAEAGEPIYSFDKPIDIGDRVIFEDQIHYTIVKNTTFNGVKLPSLAMMDESGNVAIWREFGYDDYAKRN
- the flhB gene encoding flagellar biosynthesis protein FlhB, with amino-acid sequence MADEQEKTEEATAKKIEDARNKGNVPKSQDMSGFVTLLVGCVALIALMGFMGDRVMNLYLYYQDIIGTPLTRELFFKIVIHSVLQCLLILLPLLICVMIAGIIANVMQFGFIFTTEPLTPNFSKLDPIKGLANLFSLKKAVETVKIVVKVSAIFGCAFYVFLQFITELPYTMFYTMFDQLVWLRNKMFILAGIMLLLFMLIAIADIFIVRYQYFKGLRMSKQEVKDEYKQMDGDPRVKGRIRQLQMQAAKKRMMQNIPAADAIITNPTHYAVAIRYDKDKESAPVVLAKGVDHLALRIRQIGIEHGVQIVENPPLARELYRLCDVDDQIPATLFKAVAEVLTFVYLGNKTKFAKRLNG